Proteins from one Phocoena sinus isolate mPhoSin1 chromosome 8, mPhoSin1.pri, whole genome shotgun sequence genomic window:
- the KCNK7 gene encoding potassium channel subfamily K member 7: MGALRPWARYGLLVVAHLLALGLGAAVLQALEGPPALHLQANLRAELATFQAEYRACLPPRALEELLGTALAAQAHGVSSLGNGSQARNWDLPSALLFTASLLTTTGYGHMAPLSAGGKAFCVVYTALGLPASLALVAALCHCLLPVLSHPGAWVATHWQLTPATAALLQASGSGLLVAGIFVLLPALVLWGLRGDCSLLEAIYFCFSSLSTIGLGDLLPGHDHGLHPVLYYLGQFALLGYLLLGLLAMLLTVETFLELPQVRAMVKFFRSGGPLNAEDEGGILGQDELALSTLPPSAAAPERAPAC; the protein is encoded by the exons ATGGGGGCTCTGAGGCCCTGGGCCCGATATGGGCTACTGGTTGTGGCCCACCTGCTAGCCCTGGGGCTTGGGGCTGCAGTGCTCCAGGCCCTGGAGGGGCCTCCAGCACTCCATCTCCAGGCCAACCTCAGGGCCGAGCTGGCCACTTTCCAGGCCGAGTACAGGGCCTGCCTGCCACCCAGGGCACTGGAAGAACTGCTGGGCACCGCCCTGGCAGCCCAGGCCCACGGGGTTTCCAGCCTGGGCAATGGCTCCCAGGCCAGGAACTGGGATCTGCCCTCAGCCCTACTCTTCACTGCCAGCCTCCTCACCACCACAG gtTACGGCCACATGGCCCCACTATCGGCCGGTGGAAAGGCCTTCTGTGTGGTCTACACGGCCCTGGGGCTGCCCGCCTCCTTAGCACTTGTGGCTGCACTGTGCCACTGCCTGCTGCCTGTGCTCAGCCACCCGGGTGCCTGGGTAGCCACCCATTGGCAGCTGACGCCGGCCACGGCTGCGCTACTGCAGGCATCTGGATCGGGCCTGCTAGTGGCTGGAATCTTCGTGCTGCTGCCAGCACTGGTGCTGTGGGGTCTGCGGGGCGACTGCAGCCTGCTGGAGGCCATCTACTTCTGCTTCAGTTCACTCAGCACCATCGGCCTGGGGGACCTGCTGCCTGGCCATGACCATGGCCTGCATCCAGTGCTTTACTACCTTGGCCAGTTCGCACTTCTGG GGTACTTGCTCCTGGGGCTCCTGGCCATGCTGCTGACCGTGGAGACGTTCTTGGAGCTGCCCCAGGTCCGTGCCATGGTGAAGTTCTTCAGGTCCGGGGGCCCTCTGAACGCTGAGGACGAAGGTGGCATCCTAGGCCAGGATGAACTGGCTCTGAGCACCCTGCCACCCTCAGCAGCAGCCCCAGAACGGGCCCCAGCTTGCTGA
- the MAP3K11 gene encoding mitogen-activated protein kinase kinase kinase 11, giving the protein MEPLKNLFLKSPLGSWNSGGSGGSGGGGGGWPEGSPKAAAYANPVWTALFDYEPNGQDELALRKGDRVEVLSRDAAISGDEGWWAGQVGGQVGIFPSNYVSRGGGPPPCEMASFQELRLEEVIGIGGFGKVYRGSWRGELVAVKAARQDPDEDISVTAESVRQEARLFAMLAHPNIIALKAVCLEEPNLCLVMEYAAGGPLSRALAGRRVPPHVLVNWAVQIARGMHYLHCEALVPVIHRDLKSNNILLLQPIEGDDMEHKTLKITDFGLAREWHKTTQMSAAGTYAWMAPEVIKASTFSKGSDVWSFGVLLWELLTGEVPYRGIDCLAVAYGVAVNKLTLPIPSTCPEPFAQLMADCWAQDPHRRPDFASILQQLEALEAQVLREMPRDSFHSMQEGWKREIQGLFDELRAKEKELLSREEELTRAAREQRSQAEQLRRREHLLAQWELEVFERELTLLLQQVDRERPHVRRRRGTFKRSKLRARDGGERISMPLDFKHRITVQASPGLDRRRNVFEVGAGDSPTFPRFRAIQLEPAEPGQAWGRQSPRRLEDSSNGERRACWAWGPSSPKPGEAQNGRRRSRMDEATWYLDSDDSSPLGSPSTPPMLNGNPPRPSPEPEEPRRPGPAERGSGSGTPKLIQRALLRGTALLASLGLGRDLQPPGGPGRERGEPPPTPRAPLPTPSSAEPPTSPLIRFSPEMTDAQASPLSPDAPGSPSPAPLLLELGVPAGQPSAKSPRREEERRGSAVSPPPGISRSAPGTPGTPRSPPLGLISRPRPSPLRSRIDPWSFVSAGPRPSPLPSPQPAPRRAPWTLFPDSDPFWDSPPANPFRGGPQDCRAQTKDVGAQAPWAPEAGP; this is encoded by the exons ATGGAGCCCTTGAAGAACCTCTTCCTCAAGAGCCCGCTGGGGTCATGGAACAGCGGTGGCAGTGGGGGCAGTGGGGGCGGCGGCGGAGGTTGGCCAGAGGGATCCCCGAAGGCGGCAGCTTATGCCAACCCTGTGTGGACAGCCCTGTTTGACTACGAGCCCAATGGGCAGGACGAGCTGGCCCTGCGGAAGGGCGACCGTGTGGAGGTGCTGTCCCGGGATGCAGCTATCTCAGGCGATGAGGGCTGGTGGGCGGGCCAGGTGGGAGGCCAGGTGGGCATCTTTCCGTCCAACTATGTGTCTCGGGGCGGCGGTCCGCCCCCCTGCGAGATGGCCAGCTTCCAGGAGCTGCGGCTGGAGGAGGTGATCGGCATCGGTGGCTTCGGAAAGGTCTATCGCGGCAGCTGGCGCGGCGAGCTGGTGGCTGTGAAGGCAGCTCGCCAGGACCCCGATGAAGACATCAGCGTGACAGCTGAGAGCGTGCGACAGGAGGCCCGGCTTTTCGCCATGCTGGCACACCCCAACATCATTGCCCTCAAGGCCGTGTGCCTGGAGGAGCCCAACCTGTGCCTGGTGATGGAGTATGCTGCCGGCGGGCCCCTCAGCCGTGCCCTGGCTGGGCGGCGTGTGCCCCCCCATGTGCTCGTCAACTGGGCCGTGCAAATTGCTCGTGGGATGCACTACCTGCACTGCGAGGCCCTGGTGCCTGTCATCCACCGAGACCTCAAGTCCAACAACA tTCTGCTGCTGCAGCCCATTGAAGGTGACGACATGGAGCACAAGACCCTGAAGATCACTGACTTCGGCCTGGCCCGCGAGTGGCACAAAACCACACAAATGAGTGCTGCAGGCACCTACGCCTGGATGGCTCCTGAGGTTATCAAGGCCTCCACCTTCTCTAAGGGCAGCGATGTCTGGAG TTTTGGGGTGCTCCTGTGGGAACTGCTGACTGGGGAGGTGCCCTACCGTGGCATCGACTGCCTTGCTGTAGCCTATGGAGTGGCCGTTAACAAGCTCACACTGCCCATCCCATCCACCTGCCCCGAGCCCTTCGCACAGCTCATGGCCG ATTGCTGGGCGCAGGATCCCCACCGCAGGCCCGACTTCGCCTCCATCCTTCAGCAGTTGGAGGCACTAGAGGCGCAGGTCCTGCGGGAAATGCCTCGGGACTCCTTCCATTCCATGCAGGAAGGCTGGAAGCGCGAGATCCAAGGCCTCTTTGACGAGCTGCGGGCCAAAGAAAAG GAACTACTGAGCCGCGAGGAGGAGCTGACCCGCGCGGCGCGTGAGCAGCGGTCACAGGCAGAGCAGCTGCGGCGTCGCGAGCACCTGCTGGCCCAGTGGGAGCTGGAGGTGTTCGAGCGCGAGTTGACACTTCTATTGCAGCAAGTTGATCGCGAACGGCCACACGTTCGCCGCCGCCGCGGAACCTTCAAGCGCAGCAAACTCCGAGCGCGCGACGGCGGCGAGCGCATCAGCATGCCGCTCG acTTCAAACACCGCATCACCGTGCAGGCCTCTCCCGGCCTGGACAGGAGGAGAAACGTCTTCGAGGTCGGGGCTGGGGACTCGCCCACCTTCCCCCGGTTCCGGGCCATCCAGT TGGAGCCTGCAGAACCAGGCCAGGCGTGGGGCCGACAGTCCCCAAGACGTCTAGAGGATTCAAGCAATGGAGAGCGGCGAGCATGCTGGGCCTGGGGGCCCAGTTCCCCCAAGCCCGGAGAAGCCCAGAACGGGAG GAGAAGGTCCCGCATGGACGAAGCCACGTGGTACCTGGATTCAGATGACTCATCCCCCTTAGGATCTCCTTCCACACCCCCCATGCTCAATG GTAACCCCCCGCGGCCGAGCCCGGAGCCCGAGGAGCCGCGGCGGCCGGGCCCGGCGGAGCGCGGCAGCGGCTCCGGGACGCCCAAGCTGATCCAGCGCGCGTTGCTGCGCGGCACCGCCCTGCTCGCCTCGCTGGGCCTCGGCCGCGACCTGCAGCCCCCGGGGGGACCGGGCCGCGAGCGCGGGGAGCCCCCGCCAACGCCCCGCGCCCCGCTGCCCACGCCGTCCTCCGCCGAGCCGCCCACCTCCCCGCTCATCCGCTTCTCCCCCGAGATGACGGACGCCCAGGCCTCCCCGCTGAGCCCCGACGCCCCCGGCTCGCCCTCCCCCGCGCCCCTGCTGCTGGAACTGGGTGTCCCCGCCGGCCAGCCATCAGCCAAGAGTCCCCGGCGCGAAGAGGAGAGGCGCG GAAGCGCCGTCTCGCCCCCACCAGGGATATCACGCTCCGCTCCTGGCACCCCAGGTACCCCACGCTCGCCGCCTCTGGGCCTCATCAGTCGACCTCGGCCCTCACCCCTTCGCAGCCGCATCGACCCGTGGAGCTTTGTGTCAGCCGGGCCACGGCCTTCACCCCTGCCCTCGCCACAGCCTGCACCCCGCCGGGCACCCTGGACCTTGTTCCCAGACTCAGACCCCTTCTGGGACTCTCCACCCGCCAACCCCTTCCGAGGGGGCCCTCAGGACTGCCGGGCACAGACCAAAGACGTGGGTGCCCAGGCCCCGTGGGCGCCAGAGGCAGGGCCCTGA